The window CCGATCTTACTGTTAAAGATTACAAGGGTTTTTAGCCTTTGCCTATTTTCTTCTAATTTGGCAGCCATTTCGCTGCTATGAAAATAATATCCTATAACCTAAACGGAATTCGTTCCGCCATTTCTAAAGGTCTAATTCAATGGCTTTCTGAACAAAATGCAGATATTGTCTGCTTTCAGGAAACTAAAGCCTGGCAACAAGATATTCCGGTTTTGGAATTGGAAGCCCTTGGATATAAATCCTACTGGTTTTCTGCCGCAAAAAAAGGTTATAGCGGTGTTGGAATTCTAACTAAAATTCAACCCGATCATGTCCAAATTGGAATGGGCATGCCTATTTATGATCAGGAAGGCCGTTTTATCCGTGCCGATTATGGCGATGTTTCTGTTGTAAGTGTTTATCATCCCAGTGGCAGTAGCGGCGAAGAACGTCAAAACTTTAAGTTTCAATGGATGAAAGATTTTCAACAGTATATTGATAACCTTCGGAAAGAAAGACCCAAATTGATTATTAGCGGAGATTACAATATTTGCCATAAACCCATCGATATTCATAACCCGGTCGGAAATGCCAAGTCTTCCGGTTTTCTTCCGGAGGAGCGCGCCTGGCTAGACCAGTTTATTACCAATGGATTTGTGGATTCATTCAGACATTTGAATCCTCAGCCTCATCAATATACCTGGTGGAGCTTTCGAATGAATGCCAGAGCAAGAAATCTAGGCTGGCGAATTGACTACCATCTGCTTACCGAAAATTTAAAACCGCTATTAAAAAGTGCAGCTATTCATGCGGATGCCAAACATTCTGATCATTGTCCCATCGAAGTTGAACTTGATTTTTAGTTTCATTATGCGGGTGCCTTCGCTCAAATTTTACACTTTTTAAAAGCTTTTACCCGGCTCAGGCCCGGGCTATCCGTTTCAAGTCCTCGCCGACCTTGGCTACCGCCGCGGCCGTCTGTGGGCTTTCCACTTCTATCCCTACCCGAACCGAACCCCAAGCAGCCTGCAAATATCAACCGAATTAATTGTTCGGTGGTAAAGGTTGTTTCTAATTTTTAAAAGTTAGGTATAAGGAAATGCCTGGAGTGAAATACGAGCTATGGAGTTTGCACCCTCGGGCAACGATAGAGGCAAGTAGCCCACAGGAGCACGCGGCGCCAGCCAAGTGCGACGAGGACTACAGCCGATAGCGTGACCCGAACGCCATTGCATTTTAGCCAAAATCTGCACAAGGGTTTGGTTGGCGGAGGGGGCCCGCCAAATAATTTCCAAAGAAAACTACATTCTATTAATTGGTATCCAAAATTTTCAAAAGCTCATCCACTTTTGGGGTGATGATGATTTCTGAGCGGCGATTTTTCTGTTTGGCCTCGGCCGTATTGGCTTTGTCGATAGGTGAAAATTCACTTCTTCCTGCCGCAGACACCTGGGAAGGCTTTAATTTACTATTGTTTAAAAGGATTTTGGTAATAGCCGTTGCCCGCATCACACTTAAGTCCCAATTGTCTTTTACCTGGTTGCTGCCAACATACGGTACATTGTCGGTATGACCTTCTACCATAATGCTTATATCACTTTGAGATTCAAGCACTTTGGCAAGTTTTTTCAATGCGTCCTGACCTTTGGGATCTACAGCCCAGCTACCACTTTGGAAAAGCAGTTTTTCTTCAACAGAAACATAAACCTTTCCATTGCGTTGTTCAACTGTTAAACCGTTGTTTTTAAAGCCAAGTAAGGCATCTGTGATACGTTGTTTTA of the Bacteroidia bacterium genome contains:
- the xth gene encoding exodeoxyribonuclease III; this encodes MKIISYNLNGIRSAISKGLIQWLSEQNADIVCFQETKAWQQDIPVLELEALGYKSYWFSAAKKGYSGVGILTKIQPDHVQIGMGMPIYDQEGRFIRADYGDVSVVSVYHPSGSSGEERQNFKFQWMKDFQQYIDNLRKERPKLIISGDYNICHKPIDIHNPVGNAKSSGFLPEERAWLDQFITNGFVDSFRHLNPQPHQYTWWSFRMNARARNLGWRIDYHLLTENLKPLLKSAAIHADAKHSDHCPIEVELDF